Proteins from one Calonectris borealis unplaced genomic scaffold, bCalBor7.hap1.2 HAP1_SCAFFOLD_35, whole genome shotgun sequence genomic window:
- the LOC142076158 gene encoding olfactory receptor 14C36-like: protein MNESNFAQRSFSEFFCFLSFDSTHAQKQQMSNGSSITQFLLLAFADTRELQLLHFWLFLGIYLAALLGNGLIITAIACDHRLHTPMYFFLLNLSLLDLGSISTTVPKAMANSLWDTRAISYAGCAAQLFLLAFFITAEYCLLTVMAYDRYVAICQPLHYETLLGSRACVHMAAAAWGTGFLHSLLHTVNTFSLPLCHGNAVDQFFCEIPPLLKLSCSHSYLREVGLLVVSVGFVFGCFVFIVVSYVEIFRAVLRIPSEQGRHKAFSTCLPHLAVVSLFVSTIMFAHLKPPSISSSALDLVVAVLYSVVPPAVNPLIYSVRNKELKDALRKLFEDALLQHQ, encoded by the coding sequence ATGAATGAATcaaattttgctcagagaagcttctctgaatttttctgttttctctcctttgacaGTACCCATGCCCAGAAGCAGCagatgtccaatggcagctccatcacccagttcctcctcctggccttcgcagacacgcgggagctgcagctcttgcacttctggctcttcctgggcatctacctggctgccctcctgggcaacggcctcatcatcaccgccatagcctgcgaccaccgcctgcacacccccatgtacttcttcctcctcaacctctccctcctcgacctgggctccatctccaccactgttcccaaagccatggccaattccctctgggacaccagggccatctcctacgcaggatgtgctgcacagctctttctgttagcctttttcatcacagcagagtattgtcttctcactgtcatggcctacgaccgctacgttgccatctgccaacccctgcactacgagaccctcctgggcagcagagcttgtgtccacatggcagcagctgcctggggaactgggtttctccattctctcctgcacacggtcaatacattttcactacccctctgccacggcaatgctgtggaccagttcttctgtgaaatccccccactcctcaagctctcctgctcacactcctacctcagggaggttgggcttcttgtggttagtgtcGGTTTtgtatttgggtgttttgttttcattgtggtgtcctatgtggagatcttcagggccgtgctgaggatcccctctgagcagggacggcacaaagccttttccacgtgcctccctcacctggccgtcgtctccctctttgtcagcaccatcatgtttgcccacctgaagcccccctccatctcctcctcagctctagatctggtggtggcagtgctgtactcagtggtgcctccagcagtgaaccccctcatctacagcgtgagaaacaaggagctcaaggatgccctgaggaaactatttgaagacGCATTACTGCAGCATCAATAA
- the LOC142076159 gene encoding olfactory receptor 14J1-like → MAYDRYVAICHPLHYGTLLGSRACVHLAAAAWASGFLTSLLHTANTLSLPLCHGNAVDQFFCEIPQILKLSCSHSYLREVGLLVVSACLAFGCFVFIVVSYVEIFRAVLRIPSEQGRHKAFSTCLPHLAVVSLFISTGIFAYLKPPSISSPSLDLVVAVLYSVVPPAVNPLIYSMRNQELKDVLRKLAQWTLFHRQ, encoded by the coding sequence atggcctacgaccgctacgttgccatctgccaccccctgcactacgggaccctcctgggcagcagagcttgtgtccacctggcagcagctgcctgggccagtgggtttctcacttctctcctgcacacggccaatacattgtcactacccctctgccacggcaatgctgtggaccagttcttctgtgaaatcccccagatcctcaagctctcctgctcacactcctacctcagggaggttgggcttctcgtggttagtgcctgtttagcatttggatgttttgttttcattgtggtgtcctatgtggagatcttcagggccgtgctgaggatcccctctgagcagggacggcacaaagccttttccacgtgcctccctcacctggctgtggtctccctctttatcagcactggcatatttgcctacctgaagcccccctccatctcctccccatccctggatctggtggtggcagtgctgtactcggtggtgcctccagcagtgaaccccctcatctacagcatgaggaaccaggagctcaaggatgtcctaaggaaactggcccagtggacgctgtttcaccgacaataa